The following coding sequences lie in one Spirosoma sp. KUDC1026 genomic window:
- a CDS encoding lytic transglycosylase domain-containing protein gives MKYLNRCLLLAGLLSTTLSLPRLVQAAHVGAAHVGAGPAWQSEQDTTIVKKDTVAMVPTVPDSVLKERLTKLQKTIPLNYHKAVQAYVDYFTFRKASTTKTMLERMPLFFPLYERVLAEYELPDELKYLSIVESALNPRAISHAGAGGLWQIMPGTGRDLKLYQDEYVDERMDPVKATVAACKYLRDLYNIFGDWELAMAAYNCGPGTVKRAMRRSGGDSFYTIYDALPKETRGYVPQFVAFAYMMNHAKDHGIIGENFDAPIPSDTIHVTGYFNLESFAKHSTMPLADLQKMNPAITTTILPESTHRYPLRVPRQQYAYFNSHRRAILDSSNRLPVAMAHILLASVESLPANANDGTAWADLSSNPLARINVTDVPTQATDQLALQAAEEEADEEPTEVVVTRKPSKQTYTVRRGDNLISIADRYHVDLYDLKRWNHLRSNALRQGQKLTILKEVAETTTERLADQGTAKAQKKAEVVAQTKRYKPRYHKVQSGDTLWNIVQRYDGLTIERLKKMNHMRTNQLRPGQKLQVS, from the coding sequence ATGAAGTATCTGAACCGTTGCCTGCTGCTGGCAGGCCTGTTGAGTACGACACTAAGTCTACCCCGCCTGGTTCAGGCAGCCCATGTGGGGGCGGCCCACGTAGGGGCAGGACCTGCCTGGCAATCCGAACAGGACACCACCATCGTCAAAAAAGATACCGTTGCCATGGTTCCCACTGTCCCAGACAGTGTGTTGAAAGAACGGTTGACCAAGCTGCAGAAGACAATTCCGCTCAATTATCACAAAGCCGTTCAGGCGTATGTCGATTATTTTACGTTCCGCAAAGCGAGCACGACCAAAACCATGCTCGAACGAATGCCGCTTTTCTTTCCGCTTTACGAACGCGTACTCGCCGAATACGAACTACCTGACGAACTGAAATACCTATCCATCGTGGAGTCGGCCTTAAACCCACGGGCAATTTCCCACGCGGGTGCCGGCGGACTTTGGCAGATTATGCCGGGCACTGGACGTGATCTGAAACTGTACCAGGATGAGTACGTCGACGAACGGATGGACCCGGTTAAAGCAACCGTAGCGGCCTGCAAATACCTGCGGGATCTATACAACATCTTCGGCGACTGGGAACTGGCGATGGCGGCTTACAACTGCGGGCCGGGTACCGTCAAACGGGCCATGCGCCGGTCGGGAGGGGACTCGTTCTACACGATTTATGATGCCCTGCCAAAAGAGACCCGTGGTTATGTGCCCCAGTTCGTGGCATTTGCGTACATGATGAATCACGCGAAGGATCACGGAATTATTGGCGAGAATTTCGACGCGCCCATCCCCAGCGATACCATCCACGTAACGGGCTATTTCAACCTGGAATCGTTTGCCAAGCACAGCACTATGCCGCTGGCCGATCTGCAGAAGATGAATCCGGCGATTACCACAACGATTCTGCCGGAGTCAACGCATCGTTATCCGCTACGGGTACCTCGCCAACAATACGCGTACTTCAACAGCCACCGGCGGGCTATTCTGGATTCTTCCAACCGTTTACCGGTGGCCATGGCCCATATCCTGCTGGCCAGCGTTGAAAGCCTGCCGGCCAACGCCAATGATGGCACTGCCTGGGCCGATCTGAGTAGCAATCCGCTGGCCCGTATTAACGTAACCGACGTACCAACGCAGGCGACCGACCAACTGGCCCTTCAGGCAGCAGAGGAAGAAGCTGATGAGGAGCCTACCGAAGTAGTCGTTACCCGCAAACCATCCAAACAAACCTATACGGTACGCCGGGGAGATAACCTGATCAGTATTGCCGATCGGTATCACGTTGATTTGTACGATCTCAAGCGTTGGAATCACCTGCGGTCGAACGCACTTCGGCAGGGCCAGAAGCTGACAATCCTGAAAGAGGTTGCCGAAACGACAACCGAACGGCTGGCCGATCAGGGTACCGCCAAGGCACAGAAAAAGGCCGAAGTAGTGGCCCAAACCAAACGGTACAAACCCCGTTATCATAAAGTACAAAGTGGTGATACGCTCTGGAACATTGTTCAGCGGTACGACGGTCTCACCATCGAGCGGCTGAAAAAGATGAACCATATGCGTACGAACCAGCTCCGGCCGGGGCAAAAACTGCAGGTCAGCTAA
- a CDS encoding putative Ig domain-containing protein translates to MTNFTRNIYSWLTAFLLLLTTVSYAQKSIKRTASEAKITIDLLAVQQQSMTTSSNLPPELQGTEREAQFMRKNNTIAIEAVVVDGQDGSTLLAQLQALGLTDGLVEKQMVTGYLPVDKINELKELSALRFARPAYKPMHNVGLVTSQADRAMKADLAKQLYNVTGSGSKIGVLSDSYNSLGGAPAGVASGDLPANVQVIDDFIDPDASDEGRGMIELIHDLAPGAALAFNTAFKGQVAFAKGIRDLAAAACNIIVDDVFYFAEPYFQDGIIAQAVDDVKNTRNVTYFSSAGNHARNSYQNTYANTPFVGPFGASDPYVGAHNFGGGDVFQSVTVPARSSIYVGLQWDNPFASVSGGAGAQTDMDLLVYRGGVFQGSLSSYNNNIGGDPVEIAVLSNTSSTTVTFELVVARYSGPAPSVIKWVAFTNGYTITTEYATRSSTCVGHPNAAGAIATGAAYYRNTPVYNNTLTTAIIEGFSSLGGTPILFNTAGQRIQSVTRQKPEITAADGANTTFFGSDSDGDGFPNFFGTSAAAPHAAAVAALMQQRSGNRLSPNQVMTILEQTALDMDDELTAGFDTGYDPRTGYGFVQADRAVMMSNTAPTVANAIPPQSATVGQAYTYVIPSTTFTDAETPGSLALSVSGLPPGLSFMAPATISGTPTTAAGSPFSVTVVATDPGSLTVGTMFTFTIIPGAPTATAPVAPSIPNQMATVGTAFMYIVPAFSGTSPITYSASGLPAGLSFDAGSRMISGTPTMAQVSSVTVTGTNSAGSGSGIFTITVSASAVGGNFDITGVNTVNCEVLSPGLRRLTFMPIYSGLSGQPVTFQVVNETLPTMAAGPYSVSLYTDNPTVTLRATQAGTAGTATYSYNWLSACSSPTNTPPVAPTIPNQTATVGSFFSYVIPAFSGTMPITYSASGLPAGLNFDAVNHLINGTPTMGQTALVTITGTNAAGSTSATFTITVNGSTPVGNFAITSVNTISCQTLSPGLRRVTFTPTYSGLSGQPVTFQVRNETLPTMAAGPYSVSLYTDNPTVTLQAMQAGTSDMATYTYNWLAACTSNARPALEVSEKLSVAVLGNPALNELVSIELRGANEQPVVVRSVDSQGRSIQTVTVDRAGTVERVDIRIGRSPGMYMLHVSTPGQQEAVKLIKQ, encoded by the coding sequence ATGACGAATTTTACGAGAAATATATACAGTTGGCTAACCGCATTTCTGCTATTGCTGACAACGGTATCCTACGCGCAGAAATCGATAAAACGAACGGCTTCCGAGGCAAAAATTACGATTGACCTGCTGGCCGTTCAGCAGCAGAGTATGACGACTTCGTCTAATCTGCCGCCCGAACTGCAGGGTACGGAGCGTGAAGCTCAGTTTATGCGAAAAAACAATACCATCGCTATCGAAGCTGTGGTTGTTGACGGACAGGATGGCAGCACATTACTGGCCCAACTGCAGGCGCTGGGGCTGACGGATGGGCTCGTCGAGAAACAGATGGTTACAGGCTATCTGCCCGTCGATAAAATCAATGAGTTGAAAGAACTCAGCGCGCTCCGATTTGCCCGGCCTGCCTACAAACCCATGCACAACGTAGGGCTCGTAACCTCGCAGGCTGACCGGGCTATGAAAGCCGATTTGGCGAAGCAGCTTTACAACGTAACGGGAAGCGGCTCTAAGATAGGCGTTCTGTCGGACTCCTATAACTCGCTGGGGGGAGCGCCAGCAGGGGTTGCATCAGGTGATCTGCCGGCTAATGTTCAGGTCATCGATGACTTCATTGACCCGGATGCATCGGATGAAGGGCGCGGTATGATTGAGTTAATTCATGACCTGGCACCAGGTGCTGCCCTTGCTTTTAATACGGCGTTTAAGGGCCAGGTGGCCTTCGCTAAAGGAATTCGGGATCTGGCAGCTGCTGCCTGCAATATTATTGTCGATGACGTATTCTACTTTGCCGAACCTTATTTCCAGGATGGTATCATTGCGCAGGCGGTCGATGACGTGAAAAATACCCGTAACGTAACCTATTTCTCATCGGCCGGTAACCACGCCCGGAACTCCTACCAGAATACCTACGCCAATACGCCATTTGTAGGACCGTTTGGCGCTAGTGATCCGTACGTAGGAGCCCATAATTTCGGTGGGGGCGATGTCTTTCAATCGGTTACGGTTCCGGCCAGAAGCAGTATCTATGTCGGGCTCCAATGGGATAATCCGTTCGCTTCAGTGAGTGGCGGGGCTGGTGCACAAACTGATATGGACTTACTGGTCTATCGGGGGGGCGTGTTTCAGGGAAGCTTGTCCAGCTACAATAATAACATTGGCGGAGACCCGGTTGAAATCGCCGTCCTGTCCAATACCAGCTCGACGACTGTTACGTTCGAACTGGTTGTCGCCCGGTATTCAGGACCGGCTCCGTCGGTGATCAAGTGGGTTGCTTTCACGAATGGCTACACGATCACGACTGAATACGCAACGAGAAGTTCAACCTGTGTTGGGCACCCGAACGCGGCTGGCGCTATCGCTACCGGCGCGGCTTACTACCGGAACACGCCCGTTTATAACAATACCCTCACTACCGCCATTATCGAAGGCTTCTCGTCGCTGGGTGGTACGCCCATTCTGTTCAACACGGCCGGGCAGCGTATACAAAGCGTTACCCGACAGAAACCAGAGATCACGGCAGCCGATGGCGCAAACACCACTTTCTTCGGCAGTGACTCCGATGGGGATGGATTCCCGAATTTCTTCGGAACATCGGCCGCGGCTCCCCACGCTGCCGCTGTGGCCGCGCTTATGCAGCAACGTAGTGGTAACCGGCTGTCGCCCAATCAAGTGATGACTATTCTTGAACAGACAGCGCTGGATATGGATGACGAACTGACGGCGGGTTTTGATACAGGTTACGATCCAAGAACGGGCTACGGCTTTGTACAGGCCGACAGAGCCGTAATGATGAGCAACACTGCACCGACAGTTGCTAACGCGATTCCTCCTCAGTCGGCTACGGTTGGTCAGGCATACACCTATGTCATTCCGTCTACCACCTTTACTGATGCCGAAACGCCGGGTTCTTTAGCGCTATCGGTTAGCGGATTGCCTCCCGGTCTGAGCTTTATGGCACCGGCAACGATCAGCGGTACACCGACGACAGCGGCTGGTTCACCCTTTTCGGTAACAGTGGTGGCAACCGATCCGGGCAGCCTGACGGTTGGTACAATGTTTACGTTTACCATCATTCCGGGAGCCCCGACGGCAACAGCTCCCGTGGCCCCGTCTATCCCGAACCAGATGGCTACGGTGGGAACGGCGTTTATGTACATAGTGCCTGCTTTCTCGGGTACAAGCCCGATTACGTACTCCGCGAGTGGTTTACCGGCGGGGTTGAGTTTTGACGCCGGGAGCCGCATGATCAGCGGTACGCCGACGATGGCACAGGTCTCGTCGGTGACGGTGACGGGCACGAACTCGGCCGGGTCGGGGAGCGGCATCTTTACCATTACCGTGAGTGCATCGGCAGTGGGTGGTAATTTTGACATTACGGGCGTAAATACCGTAAACTGTGAGGTTCTGTCGCCCGGTCTGCGCCGATTGACGTTCATGCCGATTTACAGTGGTCTGAGCGGTCAGCCCGTAACCTTCCAGGTTGTTAACGAGACGCTGCCGACCATGGCGGCTGGTCCGTATTCAGTATCGCTATACACCGATAACCCGACGGTTACGCTGCGGGCTACCCAGGCGGGAACAGCCGGTACGGCTACCTATAGCTACAACTGGTTGTCGGCCTGCTCAAGCCCGACGAATACACCACCCGTGGCCCCAACTATTCCGAACCAGACCGCTACGGTGGGCAGCTTCTTCAGCTACGTCATCCCCGCTTTTTCGGGAACCATGCCGATTACATATTCGGCCAGCGGATTGCCAGCGGGCCTGAACTTCGATGCGGTCAATCACCTTATCAACGGTACGCCGACCATGGGTCAGACCGCACTGGTAACAATAACCGGCACAAACGCGGCTGGCTCGACAAGTGCAACCTTCACCATTACCGTGAACGGGTCGACGCCGGTGGGTAACTTCGCCATTACGAGCGTGAATACAATAAGCTGTCAGACATTATCGCCGGGTTTACGCCGGGTGACCTTTACGCCGACCTACAGCGGCCTAAGCGGTCAGCCCGTTACCTTCCAGGTACGTAACGAAACCCTGCCAACTATGGCGGCTGGCCCGTATTCGGTATCGCTATATACTGATAATCCAACGGTAACGCTGCAGGCAATGCAGGCCGGTACATCTGACATGGCTACCTATACCTACAACTGGCTGGCGGCCTGTACCAGCAATGCCCGGCCTGCGCTGGAAGTGTCGGAGAAACTATCCGTTGCCGTACTGGGCAATCCAGCACTGAATGAGCTTGTTTCAATCGAGTTACGTGGCGCCAACGAACAGCCTGTGGTGGTACGTAGCGTTGACAGCCAGGGACGCAGCATCCAGACGGTTACCGTTGACCGGGCGGGCACTGTTGAACGAGTGGATATCCGGATTGGTCGCTCGCCGGGTATGTACATGCTGCACGTCAGTACCCCGGGTCAGCAGGAAGCCGTTAAGCTGATTAAACAGTAG
- the gatA gene encoding Asp-tRNA(Asn)/Glu-tRNA(Gln) amidotransferase subunit GatA, translating into MTFYRSFSSVQADLSAGRITCRQLVDIYLTRIDEQQHLNAFTEVYADEARQQAQLIDQKLQTGSAGRLAGMVIGIKDVLSYTGHSVRAASKMLDTFTAQFTATAVQRLLDEDAIIIGRQNCDEFAMGSSNENSAFGPVRNAANPERVPGGSSGGSAVAVQAGLCLASIGSDTGGSVRQPAAFCGVVGLKPSYGRISRWGLIAYASSFDCIGPVANTVDDAALLLEIMAGPDDFDSTVSSQPVAAYSQAQLPDRPLRIAYLRDGVDSPGVDASIREATQQKIDALRAAGHTVEPVELSLLNYLLPTYYILTTAEASSNLSRFDGVRYGYRSETPVNTSANALLSLYKNSRTEGFGKEVRKRILLGTFVLSASYYDAYYTKAQQVRRLIREETERVFAQYDFLLSPTTPSPAFKLGEKSDAADPLQMYLADIFTVQANVVGYPAISVPNGTDANGLPIGLQLMAPPFAEAALVALAKTL; encoded by the coding sequence TTGACTTTTTACCGAAGCTTTTCCAGCGTTCAGGCCGACCTTTCGGCCGGACGTATTACCTGCCGCCAACTGGTCGATATATACCTGACCCGCATCGACGAGCAGCAGCACCTGAACGCGTTCACGGAGGTGTATGCCGATGAAGCCCGGCAGCAGGCGCAGCTCATTGATCAGAAACTACAGACTGGCTCTGCAGGCCGGCTGGCGGGTATGGTTATCGGTATCAAAGACGTGCTGAGTTACACAGGACACAGCGTCCGGGCGGCCAGCAAGATGCTGGATACGTTTACGGCGCAGTTTACAGCTACGGCTGTACAGCGGCTGCTGGACGAAGACGCCATCATCATCGGGCGGCAGAACTGCGATGAGTTCGCGATGGGCTCCTCCAACGAGAACTCGGCTTTTGGCCCGGTACGCAATGCCGCCAACCCCGAGCGGGTGCCGGGTGGATCGTCCGGTGGGTCGGCGGTGGCCGTACAGGCTGGTCTTTGCCTGGCCAGCATCGGCTCCGATACGGGCGGCTCGGTTCGTCAGCCAGCCGCTTTCTGTGGAGTTGTCGGTCTGAAGCCCAGCTACGGACGTATCAGTCGCTGGGGACTTATTGCCTATGCGTCTTCGTTTGATTGTATCGGCCCGGTTGCCAATACCGTCGATGACGCAGCACTCCTGCTCGAAATCATGGCGGGTCCGGACGATTTCGACAGCACCGTTTCCAGTCAGCCCGTTGCTGCTTATTCGCAGGCGCAGCTTCCCGATCGCCCACTACGTATTGCCTACCTGCGGGATGGTGTGGATAGTCCGGGGGTTGATGCCAGCATCCGGGAGGCTACCCAACAAAAAATTGACGCACTCCGGGCGGCCGGTCATACGGTCGAACCCGTTGAGCTGTCGCTGCTCAACTACCTGCTCCCAACGTACTACATCCTGACTACGGCCGAAGCCTCGTCGAACCTGTCCCGTTTCGATGGCGTCCGATACGGCTATCGCAGTGAAACGCCGGTCAACACATCGGCCAACGCACTTTTGTCGTTGTACAAAAACAGCCGGACAGAGGGGTTTGGGAAAGAGGTGCGGAAACGAATTCTGCTCGGTACGTTCGTGCTCAGTGCGAGCTATTACGACGCTTATTACACGAAAGCGCAGCAGGTACGTCGGTTGATCCGCGAGGAAACTGAGCGCGTGTTTGCCCAGTACGATTTTCTGCTCTCCCCCACGACACCAAGCCCGGCCTTTAAACTGGGCGAAAAATCCGACGCAGCCGATCCATTACAGATGTACCTGGCCGATATTTTCACCGTGCAGGCTAACGTAGTCGGGTATCCGGCGATTTCGGTGCCCAATGGCACTGACGCGAACGGATTGCCCATTGGTCTGCAGCTAATGGCACCTCCATTCGCCGAAGCTGCGTTGGTAGCGCTGGCTAAAACCTTGTAG
- the ruvA gene encoding Holliday junction branch migration protein RuvA, which yields MIAYLDGTLSYKEATQVIIDVHGIGYLVHISLQTYSTLPGGGDRVKLFIHHLFREDSQTLYGFASADEKSLFLDLIGVSGVGPNTALGMLSAMQPGDLRLAILGENVRAVQAIKGIGAKTAQRIILELRDKMKKAGVVPDGPTYRQQPAANPIREESLAALMALGFPKPTAEKSVDDALKADPTLGVEDVIRQALRGTN from the coding sequence ATGATTGCTTATTTAGACGGAACACTCTCCTACAAAGAAGCCACGCAGGTCATCATCGACGTACACGGCATTGGCTATCTGGTCCATATATCGCTGCAAACCTATTCGACGCTGCCCGGCGGGGGCGACCGGGTGAAACTGTTCATTCATCACCTCTTTCGCGAGGATTCGCAGACGCTGTATGGCTTTGCATCGGCGGATGAAAAATCGCTTTTCCTGGACCTGATTGGGGTATCGGGCGTTGGTCCCAACACGGCCCTGGGTATGCTTTCGGCCATGCAGCCCGGCGATCTGCGGCTGGCGATTCTGGGCGAGAATGTCCGGGCGGTGCAGGCGATCAAAGGGATTGGCGCGAAAACAGCGCAGCGTATCATTCTCGAACTGCGCGACAAGATGAAGAAAGCGGGTGTGGTTCCCGATGGCCCAACGTATCGGCAGCAACCGGCGGCTAATCCGATTCGGGAAGAATCGCTGGCTGCGCTTATGGCGCTGGGCTTTCCAAAACCAACCGCGGAGAAAAGCGTGGACGATGCCCTCAAAGCCGATCCCACTCTCGGCGTCGAGGACGTTATTCGGCAGGCGCTGCGGGGAACAAATTAG
- a CDS encoding YkvA family protein, producing MANKSLITRILSSIFFKRANIGAVRYARNAKSLFGLISEAINKSGGLSGKNIAAFKDQLFIVTRLLKAYASGEYRQIPWKTLIRIIAVLIYFVSPIDILPDFLPIVGFTDDIALMLWLFSGLKDDLDKFSEWETTNEAAQNTNLKTIKIG from the coding sequence ATGGCGAATAAGAGTCTGATTACCCGAATTTTAAGCTCGATTTTCTTTAAGCGGGCCAATATTGGTGCCGTTCGATACGCACGGAACGCCAAAAGTCTGTTTGGCCTGATCAGCGAAGCGATCAATAAAAGCGGTGGTTTGTCTGGTAAGAATATCGCGGCTTTTAAAGATCAGCTGTTCATTGTTACCCGCCTGCTGAAAGCATATGCCTCGGGCGAGTACCGGCAGATTCCCTGGAAGACGCTGATCCGGATCATTGCGGTGCTAATCTATTTCGTATCGCCGATCGATATTCTGCCCGACTTTTTGCCGATCGTTGGTTTCACGGATGACATTGCTCTGATGCTCTGGCTTTTTAGTGGCCTGAAAGACGATCTGGATAAATTCAGCGAGTGGGAAACCACAAACGAAGCGGCTCAGAACACGAACCTGAAGACGATTAAAATCGGCTAA
- a CDS encoding four helix bundle protein — protein sequence MTRGFRFENLEIWQISIEVGDTLFDIADNLEARKLYRFAEQLRGAGLSISNNIAERTGSLSKKEFCQFLNYARRSCYECANILIVIQRRSYIRVETKQALFDRLDELSRKITNLQKSLNL from the coding sequence ATGACAAGAGGCTTTCGTTTTGAGAATCTGGAAATATGGCAAATCAGTATTGAAGTAGGTGACACGTTGTTTGATATTGCTGACAATCTGGAAGCGCGAAAACTATATCGGTTTGCCGAACAACTTCGAGGGGCTGGGTTAAGCATCTCGAATAATATTGCTGAAAGAACCGGATCATTGTCGAAAAAGGAGTTTTGCCAGTTTTTAAATTATGCCCGTCGCTCCTGCTATGAATGTGCCAATATCCTCATTGTTATCCAGCGCCGGAGTTACATACGTGTCGAAACCAAACAAGCTCTTTTCGACAGGCTCGACGAACTAAGCCGCAAAATCACCAATCTCCAAAAATCCCTCAACCTATAG
- a CDS encoding twin-arginine translocase TatA/TatE family subunit, whose product MISSSLFLIMGLGSQEMILIFLALLLLFGAKKIPELARGLGKGIREFKDATKDVRDNIEDSLKESETK is encoded by the coding sequence ATGATTTCATCGAGCCTTTTTCTTATTATGGGTTTGGGCAGTCAGGAAATGATTCTGATCTTCCTGGCATTGCTTCTGTTGTTCGGCGCGAAGAAAATTCCCGAACTGGCACGGGGCCTCGGTAAAGGTATTCGCGAATTCAAGGATGCCACGAAAGACGTTCGTGACAACATCGAGGATAGCCTGAAAGAGTCGGAGACGAAATAA
- a CDS encoding sensor histidine kinase produces MKLPLRTSYLIYIIAVHLVLVALTWLVLREDKVWFIVSELLILASIYLAIRIYQAFREPSEFIESGIEAIKDQDFTVKFVPTGNYEVDALINVYNLMIDQLRQERIRQVEQRFFLDKLIEAAPIAILIFDYDERIADANPKALQLLQHPLDSLLTKTLTEVSHPLFHSLNDKTLPAGETRTVKTNGMETYRLLRGQFMDRGFVRKFLLIEELTTEIVETEKKAYGKVIRMMAHEVNNSIGAINSILTITESELTDPDLQQAVGVAIDRNDRLNQFMRRFADVVRLPTPSRMPTDVVELTRNVMQLMRPQADEKGVTITFTAAENVTVALDAGQIEQVLVNVIKNALEACEPGNQVVVQVTDQELSVRNDGKPIPAASAEQLFNPFYSNKPTGQGIGLTLTREILLNHDFAFSLQTENDGWTAFRINYISMPSVSL; encoded by the coding sequence ATGAAACTCCCGCTCCGTACCAGCTATCTCATTTACATTATCGCTGTGCACCTTGTGCTGGTGGCCCTCACGTGGCTGGTGTTGCGAGAAGATAAAGTATGGTTTATTGTCTCGGAGTTACTGATTCTAGCCTCTATCTATTTGGCAATCCGGATTTACCAGGCGTTCCGTGAGCCGTCAGAGTTTATCGAATCAGGTATCGAAGCCATCAAAGACCAGGATTTTACGGTCAAATTCGTGCCGACGGGCAATTACGAAGTCGACGCGCTAATTAACGTGTACAATCTGATGATTGACCAGTTGCGGCAGGAGCGCATCCGGCAGGTCGAGCAGCGTTTCTTTCTCGATAAGCTCATTGAAGCCGCGCCCATCGCGATTCTGATCTTTGATTACGACGAACGGATCGCTGACGCCAATCCCAAGGCGCTGCAACTGCTCCAGCACCCCCTCGATTCGTTGCTTACCAAGACACTGACAGAGGTAAGTCACCCATTGTTTCATTCGCTTAATGACAAAACCCTGCCTGCTGGCGAAACGCGTACGGTGAAAACGAATGGAATGGAGACGTACCGCCTGTTACGGGGGCAGTTTATGGATCGGGGATTTGTCCGGAAATTTCTGCTGATCGAAGAGCTAACTACCGAAATCGTCGAAACGGAGAAGAAGGCGTATGGAAAAGTAATTCGGATGATGGCCCACGAAGTGAATAATTCCATTGGCGCTATCAACTCGATCCTGACGATCACGGAATCTGAACTGACGGACCCGGACCTGCAGCAGGCGGTGGGTGTAGCCATTGACCGGAACGATCGGCTGAATCAGTTCATGCGCCGGTTTGCCGACGTCGTGCGGCTGCCAACGCCTTCCCGCATGCCAACTGATGTTGTGGAACTTACTCGGAACGTAATGCAACTGATGCGCCCACAGGCCGATGAAAAAGGCGTTACGATAACGTTTACGGCAGCTGAGAACGTTACGGTTGCGCTGGATGCGGGGCAGATAGAACAGGTATTAGTGAACGTAATCAAGAACGCACTGGAAGCCTGCGAGCCGGGCAATCAGGTTGTTGTTCAGGTTACCGATCAGGAACTCAGCGTTCGCAACGATGGGAAGCCCATTCCGGCTGCGAGTGCAGAACAGTTATTCAATCCGTTCTACAGCAACAAACCAACCGGACAGGGCATTGGCCTGACGCTTACGCGAGAGATTTTACTGAATCACGATTTTGCGTTCTCGCTTCAGACTGAAAACGATGGCTGGACGGCGTTTCGGATCAACTACATTTCGATGCCCTCTGTTTCGCTCTGA
- a CDS encoding sigma-54-dependent transcriptional regulator, which yields MLLIIDDDIAVQTSISLLFKREGFVVRVADGPFETREILEQETPEVILLDMNFSIDTSGDDGLRLLRQLRERLPDVPIILITGWGSINLAVEGMRAGAKDFITKPWQNDHLVQAVRTALKLARPELVSVGRRKLDEQFQFENIIGEDSGLLDVLSTIGRVAPTDAPVLITGESGTGKELIAEAIHQNSRRRRQPFVKVNLGGISATLFESELFGHVRGAFTDAKADRIGRFELANKGSIFLDEIGDLDPASQVKLLRVLQDRTFEPLGSSKSKTVDVRVICATNRNLEEMVTNGEFREDLFYRINLITVRLPALRERPGDIPRLVDYFVKNLKTLYIRPELHVDKEAAKWLRDLALPGNIRQLKNLVERAVLLSSGDTLTVADFERHLTQSPVSKAAGSLPAVGTMTLEEMEYQMIMRAMAFHNNRVSTVARALGITRFALYRRLEKFGIPYTADE from the coding sequence ATGCTTCTTATCATTGATGACGACATCGCGGTTCAGACTTCAATTTCGTTACTGTTTAAGCGCGAAGGATTCGTGGTGCGTGTTGCCGATGGGCCGTTCGAAACGCGCGAAATACTCGAGCAGGAAACGCCGGAGGTGATTCTGCTGGACATGAACTTCTCGATCGATACGTCCGGCGATGATGGGCTGCGGCTGTTACGCCAACTGCGGGAACGACTGCCGGATGTACCCATCATTCTGATTACGGGGTGGGGGAGCATTAATCTGGCCGTGGAGGGTATGCGGGCCGGAGCCAAGGATTTTATTACGAAACCCTGGCAGAATGATCACCTCGTTCAGGCGGTGCGAACGGCGCTGAAGCTCGCCAGACCTGAGTTGGTATCTGTGGGGCGCCGAAAATTAGATGAGCAATTTCAGTTCGAGAACATCATCGGGGAGGACTCCGGCCTGCTGGACGTGCTTTCCACCATCGGCCGCGTGGCTCCCACCGACGCACCGGTCTTGATTACAGGTGAGAGTGGTACCGGGAAGGAACTCATTGCCGAAGCCATCCATCAGAATAGTCGGCGTCGGCGGCAACCGTTCGTTAAAGTCAATCTGGGCGGTATTTCGGCGACTCTATTCGAGAGTGAGCTGTTTGGGCACGTACGGGGGGCATTCACAGATGCGAAAGCCGACCGGATCGGGCGCTTCGAACTGGCGAATAAGGGCAGCATTTTCCTGGACGAAATTGGCGATCTGGACCCGGCCAGTCAGGTGAAATTGTTACGTGTGCTCCAGGACCGAACGTTTGAGCCACTGGGCAGCAGCAAAAGCAAAACGGTTGACGTGCGGGTGATCTGCGCCACCAACCGTAATCTGGAAGAAATGGTTACCAATGGTGAGTTTCGGGAAGATCTGTTTTACCGCATCAACCTCATTACGGTACGGTTACCCGCGCTGCGCGAACGGCCCGGCGACATTCCTCGGCTGGTAGACTATTTTGTCAAAAACCTGAAGACACTGTACATCCGGCCTGAACTGCACGTCGACAAGGAAGCGGCCAAATGGCTTCGGGATCTGGCACTACCGGGAAACATTCGGCAACTGAAAAATCTGGTCGAGCGGGCCGTTCTATTGTCGTCCGGCGACACGTTGACCGTCGCTGATTTCGAGCGGCATTTAACGCAGAGTCCGGTGTCTAAAGCCGCTGGGTCGTTACCCGCGGTTGGTACAATGACCCTGGAAGAGATGGAATACCAGATGATCATGCGGGCGATGGCCTTTCATAACAATCGCGTTTCGACCGTAGCGCGCGCCCTGGGTATTACGCGATTTGCGCTCTATCGACGGCTGGAGAAATTTGGTATTCCCTACACCGCCGACGAATGA